A stretch of Brassica napus cultivar Da-Ae chromosome C6, Da-Ae, whole genome shotgun sequence DNA encodes these proteins:
- the LOC106352123 gene encoding transcription factor RHD6, whose product MALLNDHPNESNYISKQNSSSSDDPSSPENYGLASSSSTMNSDHQQNHQGIVFYPSRESVEDHNSLLDFNGSSFLNFDNNNHYESFPHPTISCGGGFSFLEGNNMSYGFTNWSQHHMDIISPRPIETPGINQGHKDWLYSDSTAVTTGSRHESLSPKSAGNKRSYTGESIQPPSKKPRSGGNGKAKPKPITPPKDPQSLAAKNRRERISERLKILQELVPNGTKVDLVTMLEKAISYVKFLQLQVKVLATDEFWPAQGGKAPDISQVRDAIDAILSSSQRDKNSTPITNK is encoded by the exons ATGGCACTCCTTAATGACCATCCCAACGAGTCTAATTACATCTCAAAACAAAACTCCTCCTCATCCGACGATCCCTCATCACCGGAGAATTATGGATTGGCTTCTAGCAGTAGCACGATGAATTCAGATCATCAACAAAATCATCAAGGGATTGTGTTTTACCCTTCGCGCGAATCCGTTGAAGATCATAACTCTTTGTTAGATTTCAACGGATCATCATTTCTTAACTTCGACAACAACAATCATTATGAGAGCTTTCCTCATCCAACCATAAGTTGCGGTGGTGGCTTCTCTTTTTTGGAAGGCAACAACATGAGCTACGGCTTCACAAATTGGAGTCAGCATCATATGGATATTATTAGCCCTAGACCCATTGAAACTCCGGGGATAAATCAAGGCCATAAAGACTGGTTATACTCTGATTCAACTGCTGTGACCACTGGTTCTAGACATGAGTCTCTCTCGCCTAAATCCGCTGGAAACAAACGTTCTTATACG GGAGAGAGCATTCAACCACCCTCAAAGAAACCGAGGAGCGGCGGTAACGGGAAAGCCAAGCCTAAGCCAATAACTCCACCTAAAGATCCACAAAGCCTAGCAGCCAAG AACCGAAGAGAAAGGATAAGTGAACGTCTCAAGATATTGCAAGAACTTGTGCCCAATGGCACCAAG GTTGATCTGGTGACGATGTTAGAGAAGGCTATTAGTTATGTCAAGTTTCTTCAATTACAAGTTAAG GTACTTGCGACCGATGAGTTTTGGCCAGCACAAGGAGGAAAAGCTCCAGACATTTCTCAAGTTAGAGACGCGATTGATGCCATCCTCTCTTCATCACAAAGAGACAAGAATTCGACTCCAATCACCAATAAATGA